The Populus nigra chromosome 4, ddPopNigr1.1, whole genome shotgun sequence genome contains the following window.
TTATATTGCGCCTGAATTAGGAGGTGGGTCTGAGTTGTTTAGCGAGTTGATTGAAGAACAGAGTCCGTGGGCTAATTTGCCGCCTGAATTGCTACATGATGTGATTCAGAGAGTTGAAGGCAGTGAAACTTCATGGCCTGGAAGAAGAGATGTTGTTGCTTGTGCTTCTGTTTGCAAGTCTTGGAGAGAAATCACTAAAACTGTTGTTAAGACCCCAGAACAGTGTGGTTGCATTACTTTTCCTATCTCACTAAAGCAGGTGACTTGAAAAAAGAgaaccctttttttaatttttttgttttgtatttctgTGAACTGTTAGGTGTTAATGTAATTTTGGGggttctttttggtttttgatcaGCCGGGGCCGAGAGATGCTCCAATTCAATGCTTTATTAAGAGGGAAAGGGCCACTTCTACTTATCTTTTGTATCTGGGTCTCAGTCCTGGTAAAAACTCTATGCTTTCTTGTGTTaatttaatgggtttttttttgaatttttgaaatagaaaGATTGTTATTGCAATGGGTCtattttttgagttatttgATTCACTATACAGTCAGCCGTGTTCTACTGTGATGGTGTGTTTTTAATCTTAGTAAGCTAAACTGTGTGTTTTTTGACTGCTAATTTGATGTCACTTATCAAATTTCAGCTTTGTCTGGTGATATGAATAAAGTGTTATTAGCAGCAAAGAAGATTAGGAAGGCTACAAGCACAGATTTTCGGATATCATTTGCTGGAAGTGATTTCTGTCAAACCAGCAATACCTATGTTGGAAAACTGAGGTATGGTTTATCCTTTTGGTTTTCTTGTCTTTGCACCACCTCGTTCTTCTTTTGTGGAATTGATTGGGAAATTCTGAACAGGTCTAATTTCCTGGGAACCAAATTCACCATTTACGACGGTCAGACTCCATGTCCTGCAATGAAATCCAATTGTAAGCCGCAGCGTAAAGTTCGTTCCATCCAAGTGTCTCCAGGGGTTGCTGCTAGAAATTATAATGTGGCCACCGTTTCTTATGAGCTTAATGTCCTTCGTACCAGAGGTCCAAGGAGAATGCATTGCACCATTCACTCGATCCCTATTTCTGCTATTCAAGAAGGGGGAATAGCTCCTACTCCATCGGAATTCAATAATCCTAGCAATGAGCAATCTTCTCCATTGTCTGCTTCAAAACTAAAGCAACCACCTATTGATTTCAGCTCGAATAGCCTTGCTGAGTCATCTGATTCACTTTGCAGCAAAAATGATCCcctgattttgaaaaataaagctcCTAGATGGCATGAGCAGTTGCAGTGTTGGTGTCTAAATTTCAAAGGGCGTGTTACAGTGGCCTCTGTGAAGAATTTCCAGCTGGTGGCTGCTGTGGAGCCTTGCCAAAATGTTCCAGTAGAAGAGCAAGAAAAAGTCATTCTGCAGTTTGGAAAGATTGGGAAAGATATCTTCACCATGGACTATCGATACCCCCTCTCTGCCTTCCAAGCTTTTGCAATCTGCTTGAGTAGCTTTGACACTAAACCAGCTTGTGAATGATCATTTTCTTTTGCCATCTTGTGCCATATTCACATTATCCTTCCCTGAAAATTTTGTTGTATATATTCCCTTTAAAAGAAGCATCTAGGATTTGCACTTTATCATCAGCATTAATTTTATGTAAACAGCAGCGGCCTTCGTGGTCTCTATGTAAGTTGCAACATTTGTTTATCCGCAGACAGGTAGTTCTGCAGCAGCTACCCCAAGTTTGTGACTTCTTCACTTATGgaattttatttcacatattCTACGaacttctaaatttttttctttgtttattggAAAGTTTGTATACTGAATCTTGATGTTAAGTTGCGAATTACAGTGAACGAAACATTTCATTAACATATGATGCAAAAGTATTATACACAAACATTACTTTCTGGATGATCTTGCATCCTTATTATCACATTTGTAAAATATCGTTATTGTCATGTACATATTGCATGCTTTTGTTGGCAGATAATCGTATCGAAGTCATCGTTTACCAGGTCAGAGAACCCCTATGTCCTTGTCTTCTCTCTTCTGCCCACAACTATAGCGACAGCCATGTCTTCGAGGCTTTTCTGGATTATCAGGGTCGGAGTCGCTTGATTCCAAGAAAAGCCCTCTTAGGCATCGTCTTCTTACCTTCGGCTCATAACTAAGCTTCTCAGCAGGGGTGACTTGGAATTCAGCCTTGCGAGTCTCCAGACGCACTGGTTTACTGCTGTTCTTGCTGGGTTCTTCATCGTTATAAGAGAGACTCAGCTGTACACCAGGGCTTCTTTCGCTTACTGAAGTTTCAAACAATATCGAGTTGTTGACACTTTGTGTGTTACTGTTAATATATGCCTTCCTTGCCGGATCTTCTTTTGTCAGCAGATCTTTGGAGCTTCTACCCCTCGAGCTTCCTTCTCCATCAGTAGTAGCTTCGCTGCTCTCATCTGGATTGATCTTATAACCACGATGAATGTGGACTGACCCATCCTTTCTTGATGATTCAGAGCCCCCATACATGGTAGCTCCTCTGTTTTCACCTGCTAGAGTAACAACGCTGACAGGCTTTTCTCCTATGGGATGCTCCATGTGCTCCATTCCCAGGTTATGAACAAACTTGGAAATATCTTCCCTGATTTCTTTTTGCAGGGGAACTTTTTCTCCGTTGGACATGGATGTTTTTTGATGAGATTCGCCAAAGGCAGACCGGGTTCTTGCTGTTTTGATAGTTTCCCCATTAGGGCTAATGGTCgttgtcttctttctttcaaaaatatctTCCTTTTTCACTGGTTGTGAAAGATGCATAGGATGATCAGCACCTATGGTCCTGGAATCTGATTTTTGTAATGATGCAGGCGTCTCAAGTGCTGGCTCAGGAGTTGGTGTTGGTGCTGTCACAGCATCTGATGCTTGTACAGGCTCTGCTGCAGGTGTTGGTTTTGTTTCTTCCTGTTGAGTGTCGGATTGGGTAGACTTGGGAGGAGGCTGAGAGATCTCTTGTGTTGCTAGTTGTAATTTCTTTGATGGGGACTGAGAAACTGTTGGCTGCACTTGGGTAGCTGTCTTAGATGGAGAAGAGAGCTGTGGAGATTTTCTACCTGGAACTTGAGTGGCCAAACGAGACGGGGATTGAGTTTGGGGGACCGTCACTGCTGCTGCTGATTGGGGCTGGGAAGTGGTGCGAGAAGGAGAAGGAGCCACAGATGCAGCTCTTGATTGTGGAGTTGCTCGAGATGGTGACTGGGTTTGAGGGGCGGCTTGGGATTGAATTTTCGCACGAGAGGGTGATGGGGGCACAGATGCAGCTCTTGATTGTGGAGTTTCACGAGATGGTGATGGTGGCACAGAGGCAGCCCGTGTTTCTCGAGATTGTGATACTGGTTGGGCATTGACTTGGGACTCAATGGCTGCACGAGGTGGTGGCACTGGCTGAGGTTCAGTTTGTTCCTGTTCTGTAGTCTGAGTAGTAGGAGTCGTTGCTGGGGTTATCCCAGCAGGTCGGAAAGGTGGCCGTTGAATGGGGATGGTGGTGATTGGCCGTGCTGGTGCTCGAATTTCAACTCTAGGACGAGGAGGTTGGGGTTCAGCTGTAGGACGTAGAGCAGCAACAGGTGCTGATAACCAAGGGAGCCGAAAGCGGAATGGCCTCTGGTCTGCCATAgatgatttgattaaagaaaatgaaaagtataaCGAAGGATATAGATGTAGGTTGGCTGCGTTGATGCTTAATTCTTTGTAGAGAAATGcggtattaatattaataagtttttatttgatacCTTGGAAAGGTTTTGAGACCTTTCTATTTCCGTCTTCAAATTCACTCTCCTTTTGCCTCCTTTACTCTCTAAAGGCTAGCCTTTACACGAGAGAAATTCGGGATTCTTTAGACAGATCTTCCTTCTCTCTCAGGTCTAGCATCTTCCTTCTCTCTCAGGTCTAGCATCTCAATTTGTCATCTTCAAGTTTTGTATTTCTCTCTCGTTCTGctttaagtttttaagttgtCACTGTGTTGTCTCCTTCGCTGAGAAACCAGGGTACTTTTCTCCTAAAGGCATTCTAAGTATATGCTTTGCAAAATCTCTGTTTGTAGGGCATAGCTATAACTCCATCCACATGATACATGTGTTATCTCAGACTATAGATTGCCGGTGATCGATTTCAGTTTTAATCTAGAATAAAAGAAACAGAAATTCCTTGACTCTACGATAAAGATACCAATACTGCAACGATGACTATTTTGTCGTAAGCACGTAATTCAGCATGGCAAAAAGGTTTAAGCATTGCATGCAACCTCTTGTTTTGCTAGCTGCCAATACTACCATTGTCCCATGCCTACCAGAGAAGCAAcctacaaaacaagaaaaaagatcgGACAAATATTCTTTCTTCCTTCATCCTATCATTCAAGAAAAGAACTTTGCAAGGTAGACATTCTTCTGTCTTCTCCTTGAAAAATGCTATTTATGGGTTGCATCCATCTCATAACTTCACAGTTACAAGATCGCCTAATCGTTTCAATCTTCTCCTTGAAAAATGCTATTTATGGGTTGCATCCATCTCATAACTTCACAGTTACAAGATCGCCTAATCGTTTCAAGCTCTCTAATCTTCCTCATAGGTAAGATAATTCtcattttagtttagtttaacaaattttatttcaaacctTCATTTAGGCAATCACAAATCCTGTCAGCCACATTCTTGCAGTGGACAATACtttgaactttaatttttcaGCGAACAGTGTTGAAATGCAAGGACTTGTCCAGGGAGTAAGATCTTGCCAGGAAACCCTCAGAGTGGCAATTCTAAGGCATCCTCATCTAAGAGACATAATTGAGAGgagaaagatattatcacattCTGGATGTGTGACCTCCTCTCCTCCAGTGGGAGAGAAAGGACTAGAGAATTTAACAGTGGCAGATGTACTGGTGACGAAGGGAGAAGAAAAGGTTGGCTCTTGGCTCTGGTGCCGCACCACTGACACCGTTTATGATGCTGTGAAGAATGTAggtttataatgaaataaagcTGAA
Protein-coding sequences here:
- the LOC133691335 gene encoding tubby-like F-box protein 5 yields the protein MSFKGKLKEIRDDISTTFSMGKLQRNRTNRRGRAYIAPELGGGSELFSELIEEQSPWANLPPELLHDVIQRVEGSETSWPGRRDVVACASVCKSWREITKTVVKTPEQCGCITFPISLKQPGPRDAPIQCFIKRERATSTYLLYLGLSPALSGDMNKVLLAAKKIRKATSTDFRISFAGSDFCQTSNTYVGKLRSNFLGTKFTIYDGQTPCPAMKSNCKPQRKVRSIQVSPGVAARNYNVATVSYELNVLRTRGPRRMHCTIHSIPISAIQEGGIAPTPSEFNNPSNEQSSPLSASKLKQPPIDFSSNSLAESSDSLCSKNDPLILKNKAPRWHEQLQCWCLNFKGRVTVASVKNFQLVAAVEPCQNVPVEEQEKVILQFGKIGKDIFTMDYRYPLSAFQAFAICLSSFDTKPACE
- the LOC133691334 gene encoding uncharacterized protein LOC133691334, which gives rise to MADQRPFRFRLPWLSAPVAALRPTAEPQPPRPRVEIRAPARPITTIPIQRPPFRPAGITPATTPTTQTTEQEQTEPQPVPPPRAAIESQVNAQPVSQSRETRAASVPPSPSRETPQSRAASVPPSPSRAKIQSQAAPQTQSPSRATPQSRAASVAPSPSRTTSQPQSAAAVTVPQTQSPSRLATQVPGRKSPQLSSPSKTATQVQPTVSQSPSKKLQLATQEISQPPPKSTQSDTQQEETKPTPAAEPVQASDAVTAPTPTPEPALETPASLQKSDSRTIGADHPMHLSQPVKKEDIFERKKTTTISPNGETIKTARTRSAFGESHQKTSMSNGEKVPLQKEIREDISKFVHNLGMEHMEHPIGEKPVSVVTLAGENRGATMYGGSESSRKDGSVHIHRGYKINPDESSEATTDGEGSSRGRSSKDLLTKEDPARKAYINSNTQSVNNSILFETSVSERSPGVQLSLSYNDEEPSKNSSKPVRLETRKAEFQVTPAEKLSYEPKVRRRCLRGLFLESSDSDPDNPEKPRRHGCRYSCGQKREDKDIGVL
- the LOC133691336 gene encoding CBS domain-containing protein CBSX3, mitochondrial-like isoform X3, with amino-acid sequence MLFMGCIHLITSQLQDRLIVSIFSLKNAIYGLHPSHNFTVTRSPNRFKLSNLPHSVEMQGLVQGVRSCQETLRVAILRHPHLRDIIERRKILSHSGCVTSSPPVGEKGLENLTVADVLVTKGEEKVGSWLWCRTTDTVYDAVKNMAQNNIGSLVVLGERELIAGIITERDYLRKIIAQGRSSKYTRVGEIMTDENKLITVASDTNILQAMKLMTDNHIRHVPVIDGKIAGMVYMVDVVRAVVEQQGRELKRLNEFIKGEF
- the LOC133691336 gene encoding CBS domain-containing protein CBSX3, mitochondrial-like isoform X1; this encodes MLFMGCIHLITSQLQDRLIVSIFSLKNAIYGLHPSHNFTVTRSPNRFKLSNLPHSHILAVDNTLNFNFSANSVEMQGLVQGVRSCQETLRVAILRHPHLRDIIERRKILSHSGCVTSSPPVGEKGLENLTVADVLVTKGEEKVGSWLWCRTTDTVYDAVKNMAQNNIGSLVVLGERELIAGIITERDYLRKIIAQGRSSKYTRVGEIMTDENKLITVASDTNILQAMKLMTDNHIRHVPVIDGKIAGMVYMVDVVRAVVEQQGRELKRLNEFIKGEF
- the LOC133691336 gene encoding CBS domain-containing protein CBSX3, mitochondrial-like isoform X2, with the translated sequence MLFMGCIHLITSQLQDRLIVSIFSLKNAIYGLHPSHNFTVTRSPNRFKLSNLPHSHILAVDNTLNFNFSANSVEMQGLVQGVRSCQETLRVAILRHPHLRDIIERRKILSHSGCVTSSPPVGEKGLENLTVADVLVTKGEEKVGSWLWCRTTDTVYDAVKNMAQNNIGSLVVLGERELIAGIITERDYLRKIIAQGRSSKYTRVGEIMTDENKLITVASDTNILQAMKLMTDGKIAGMVYMVDVVRAVVEQQGRELKRLNEFIKGEF
- the LOC133691336 gene encoding CBS domain-containing protein CBSX3, mitochondrial-like isoform X4; the protein is MLFMGCIHLITSQLQDRLIVSSSLIFLIVDNTLNFNFSANSVEMQGLVQGVRSCQETLRVAILRHPHLRDIIERRKILSHSGCVTSSPPVGEKGLENLTVADVLVTKGEEKVGSWLWCRTTDTVYDAVKNMAQNNIGSLVVLGERELIAGIITERDYLRKIIAQGRSSKYTRVGEIMTDENKLITVASDTNILQAMKLMTDNHIRHVPVIDGKIAGMVYMVDVVRAVVEQQGRELKRLNEFIKGEF
- the LOC133691336 gene encoding CBS domain-containing protein CBSX3, mitochondrial-like isoform X5, encoding MLFMGCIHLITSQLQDRLIVSSSLIFLIANSVEMQGLVQGVRSCQETLRVAILRHPHLRDIIERRKILSHSGCVTSSPPVGEKGLENLTVADVLVTKGEEKVGSWLWCRTTDTVYDAVKNMAQNNIGSLVVLGERELIAGIITERDYLRKIIAQGRSSKYTRVGEIMTDENKLITVASDTNILQAMKLMTDNHIRHVPVIDGKIAGMVYMVDVVRAVVEQQGRELKRLNEFIKGEF